From one Mytilus edulis chromosome 1, xbMytEdul2.2, whole genome shotgun sequence genomic stretch:
- the LOC139521604 gene encoding dol-P-Man:Man(7)GlcNAc(2)-PP-Dol alpha-1,6-mannosyltransferase-like: METLLFAAMVIHLMICPYTKVEESFNVQAMHDVLYHGVNISQYDHLEFPGVVPRTFIGPITIAVASSPFIYLLDYMQFSKFTSQIIVRMTLGIFVLIGLITFGNAVGEKLGTGVRKWLFIIMISQFHFMFYITRPLPNIFALVLVLLALGGWLRGQHIRFLWCSGAAILIFRTELTLYLGQILLIELFSKRLSFKKLLTYGVPAAVTLIGLTLCIDSYLWQRLIWPEAEVFWYNTVLNKSSQWGTLPFFWYFYSAIPRCLLLSLFLVPLGLILTPSTRIMIYPALIFVLLFSILPHKELRFIIYVVPVLNVAAACAMSRLWNNRNKSALRMLLAIGAVLHLLGNLVGTGVFLTVSHYNYPGGEAIMLIQKSQLSTSNVNLHIDVKNAQTGISRFTQILPHWKYSKEEDLPPNGEKMKSFTHLLIGNQSVLPYYKQSHKIIHTVEAFHKIQPQLKNFKHPIQIKLHQEIWILEKIKT; encoded by the exons ATGGAGACCCTTTTATTTGCTGCCATGGTAATACATTTAATGATCTGTCCATATACCAAAGTGGAAGAGAGTTTTAATGTTCAGGCAATGCATGATGTTTTGTACCACGGTGTAAACATCAGCCAG TACGATCATTTGGAGTTTCCAGGAGTGGTACCTAGAACATTTATTGGACCAATCACTATAGCTGTTGCATCTTCACCCTTCATCTATTTATTGGACTACATGCAGTTTTCCAAGTTTACCTCACAGATCATAG TACGAATGACCTTGGGAATATTTGTTCTGATTGGATTGATAACATTTGGAAATGCTGTGGGAGAAAAGCTTGGTACTGGTGTAAGGAAATGGTTGTTTATTATAATGATATCACAGTTCCACTTCATGTTTTATATCACTCGGCCATTACCAAATATTTTTGCTTTAGTTCTTG ttttgTTGGCTTTGGGAGGCTGGTTAAGAGGTCAACATATACGATTCCTTTGGTGTTCAGGGGCAGCCATTTTGATTTTTAGAACAGAACTTACTTTGTACCTAGGACAGATTCTTCTGATTGAACTATTTAGTAAACGGTTATCATTCAAGAAACTGTTGACCTATGGAGTACCTGCTGCGGTCACTTTAATAG GGTTAACTTTATGCATTGACAGTTATTTGTGGCAGAGGTTGATATGGCCAGAAGCTGAAGTTTTCTGGTACAACACAGTTTTAAATAAAAGTTCACAGTGGGGA ACATTACCATTTTTCTGGTATTTTTACTCAGCCATTCCTAGATGTCTTCTCCTTAGTCTGTTCCTGGTGCCTTTAGGGTTGATTTTGACACCATCGACTAGGATAATGATATACCCAGCATTGATATTTGTACTTCTGTTCTCTATCCTGCCTCATAAAGAGCTGAGGTTTATCATCTATGTTGTGCCAGTTTTGAATGTGGCTGCAGCCTGTGCAATGTCTAGATT ATGGAATAATAGAAATAAGTCAGCATTACGAATGTTACTAGCAATTGGTGCAGTTCTACATTTACTGGGAAATCTCGTAGGAACTGGTGTGTTTCTGACTGTATCACATTATAATTATCCTGGAGGTGAAGCCATCATGCTTATCCAAAAATCACAATTATCTACATCAA ATGTAAATTTACATATAGATGTAAAAAATGCCCAGACAGGCATCAGTAGATTTACACAGATTCTCCCCCATTGGAA ATACAGTAAGGAAGAAGATTTGCCACCTAATGGAGAGAAAATGAAGTCCTTCACTCACTTATTGATAGGAAATCAGTCAGTTTTACCATACTATAAACAATCAcacaaaataattcatacagtAGAGGCATTCCATAAAATACAGCctcaacttaaaaactttaaacaccCAATACAGATAAAGCTACATCAAGAAATATGGAttttagaaaaaattaaaacataa